A section of the Streptomyces sp. SCL15-4 genome encodes:
- the besB gene encoding L-2-amino-4-chloropent-4-enoate dechlorinase/desaturase BesB, which translates to MSPAASGTTGSADGLRHIAAGRPVPGSVHSVSVSIPDVASVIGYESHDPATLSRISWGYPRFRPHPYVARVAELAAREDAGGERDGELLPTRSAHAARAAAAYAGLPPDAVRDLTLGGHVLSGVRLPAKGPGAARARAHVMHTGGHLSSRQAEDVLWDAGLIDGRQPEETVDESPGKAVTAALADAYGVPGPEYVSLRNSGMNAVAAAIEAVTEIQRDSGRRRWLQLGWIFFDTMHLFEKKVVDAEHTTVPDPFDLAEVARVAAAHAGELAGIVAEIPSNPGLSVPDLPALREIADRVGCALVVDATIATPHNVDVVPYADVVCESLTKYATGSADVLTGAVVVAPGSPFARDLLTVLPRYGDEPYRRDTARVAARIRGYAERMERVNAGALALVECLDRHRDVVRGTGWPLDARSAANYRKVARRPDAPGGLLMVDLKVPLEQVYDRLAVAKGPSFGAEFTMASPQVFIAHYDLLATDRGRAALRERGLHRDMLRVSVGTEPPEAVVETFERALRPG; encoded by the coding sequence ATGAGCCCAGCGGCATCCGGCACCACCGGGTCGGCCGACGGCCTGCGGCACATCGCCGCCGGGCGGCCCGTCCCCGGGTCCGTGCACTCGGTGTCCGTCTCGATCCCCGACGTGGCCTCGGTCATCGGCTACGAGTCGCACGACCCGGCCACCCTGAGCCGTATCTCCTGGGGCTACCCGCGCTTCCGGCCCCATCCGTACGTGGCCCGGGTGGCGGAGCTGGCCGCGCGCGAGGACGCGGGCGGGGAACGGGACGGGGAGCTGCTGCCGACCCGCTCGGCGCACGCCGCGCGGGCCGCCGCGGCCTACGCCGGCCTGCCGCCCGACGCGGTGCGCGACCTCACCCTCGGCGGACACGTGCTGTCCGGGGTGCGGCTGCCCGCCAAAGGGCCCGGGGCCGCGCGGGCGCGGGCCCACGTCATGCACACCGGCGGCCACCTGTCCTCGCGGCAGGCGGAGGACGTGTTGTGGGACGCCGGCCTGATCGACGGCCGGCAGCCCGAGGAGACGGTGGACGAGTCGCCCGGCAAGGCCGTCACGGCGGCCCTCGCCGACGCCTACGGCGTGCCCGGCCCGGAGTACGTGAGCTTGCGCAACAGCGGCATGAACGCGGTGGCGGCGGCCATCGAGGCGGTCACGGAGATCCAGCGGGACAGCGGGCGGCGCCGCTGGCTCCAGCTCGGCTGGATCTTCTTCGACACCATGCACCTGTTCGAGAAGAAGGTCGTGGACGCCGAGCACACCACCGTCCCCGACCCCTTCGACCTGGCGGAGGTCGCCCGGGTCGCCGCCGCGCACGCGGGCGAACTGGCCGGCATCGTCGCGGAGATCCCGAGCAACCCCGGGCTGAGCGTCCCCGACCTGCCGGCGCTGCGCGAGATCGCCGACCGGGTCGGCTGCGCCCTGGTCGTCGACGCGACGATCGCCACCCCGCACAACGTCGACGTGGTGCCGTACGCCGACGTGGTCTGCGAGAGCCTGACCAAGTACGCCACCGGCTCGGCCGACGTGCTGACGGGCGCGGTGGTGGTCGCCCCCGGGTCCCCGTTCGCGCGGGACCTGCTGACCGTGCTGCCGCGGTACGGCGACGAGCCCTACCGCCGGGACACGGCCCGGGTGGCCGCCCGCATCCGTGGCTACGCCGAGCGGATGGAGCGGGTGAACGCGGGCGCCCTCGCCCTCGTCGAGTGCCTGGACCGCCACCGGGACGTGGTGCGCGGCACCGGCTGGCCGCTCGATGCCCGCTCCGCCGCCAACTACCGCAAGGTGGCCCGGCGTCCCGACGCGCCCGGCGGACTGCTCATGGTGGATCTCAAGGTGCCCCTGGAGCAGGTCTACGACCGGCTCGCGGTGGCCAAGGGGCCCAGTTTCGGCGCGGAGTTCACCATGGCGTCCCCGCAGGTCTTCATCGCCCACTACGACCTGCTCGCCACCGACCGGGGGCGGGCCGCGCTGCGCGAGCGCGGGCTGCACCGGGACATGCTGCGGGTCTCCGTCGGCACCGAGCCGCCGGAGGCGGTGGTGGAGACCTTCGAACGGGCCCTGCGGCCCGGCTGA
- the besA gene encoding L-propargylglycine--L-glutamate ligase BesA, producing MADTGYTQILIYALNYADRMLEEVPYLRYSAERSLGYLWSLKDPAERAVVVTSEPVDPYTLEYHFRDVFGFDDQMIESARERLTLLTPDARRPRPLDELVLGDDGLVAALRDAAGKTARAGIVHFMASEALDELARRTGADLDEGHASLATRWGSKAGSKEILLRAGVPVPGGGAEALRSEAEVDAAIRRLAGGPDRPRHVLVKVSASTWAASVGNVLVDCRKYIRTGDLLGSAEIIRMSAEEFHRELAGEGVIVEEFLEDVASSPSGQGLIGADGAVKVLACHDQVLSGGQYWGCRYPAGERWRPALTDAVARTGEVLASLGHRGSFGVDFVIAGERGPLAVEINLRKVGPSHVLRYAEALVGRSVGADGRLRRPDGQAMCYVHGRILDPEALGRLDPETAVARLRGQDLLYRRDRGEGVALHVLGALKTCGFVELTALAPTFGAAERYSEAARTLLLRPAAG from the coding sequence ATGGCAGATACCGGTTATACGCAGATCCTGATCTACGCGCTCAACTACGCCGATCGCATGCTGGAAGAGGTGCCGTATCTGCGTTACTCCGCCGAGCGAAGCCTGGGTTATCTGTGGAGCCTGAAGGACCCGGCGGAAAGAGCCGTCGTCGTCACCTCGGAACCCGTCGACCCCTACACCCTCGAATATCATTTCCGCGATGTTTTCGGTTTTGACGACCAAATGATCGAAAGTGCCCGCGAGCGGCTGACCCTGCTCACTCCCGACGCCCGCCGGCCGCGCCCGCTGGACGAGCTGGTCCTCGGCGACGACGGCCTCGTGGCCGCGCTGCGGGACGCGGCCGGGAAGACCGCGCGGGCCGGGATCGTGCACTTCATGGCGTCCGAGGCGCTGGACGAACTGGCCCGCAGGACCGGCGCCGACCTGGACGAGGGCCACGCCTCCCTGGCCACCCGCTGGGGCAGCAAGGCCGGCAGCAAGGAGATCCTGCTGCGGGCCGGCGTGCCCGTGCCCGGCGGCGGGGCCGAGGCGCTGCGCAGCGAGGCGGAGGTGGACGCCGCGATCCGGCGGCTGGCCGGCGGCCCGGACCGGCCGCGGCACGTGCTGGTCAAGGTCAGCGCGAGCACCTGGGCGGCCTCGGTCGGCAACGTGCTGGTCGACTGCCGGAAGTACATCCGCACCGGGGACCTGCTCGGCTCGGCCGAGATCATCCGGATGTCCGCCGAGGAGTTCCACCGGGAGCTGGCCGGCGAGGGCGTGATCGTGGAGGAGTTCCTGGAGGACGTCGCCTCCTCGCCCAGCGGCCAGGGCCTCATCGGCGCGGACGGCGCGGTGAAGGTGCTCGCCTGCCACGACCAGGTGCTCTCCGGAGGCCAGTACTGGGGCTGCCGGTATCCGGCCGGCGAGCGGTGGCGGCCCGCCCTCACCGACGCGGTGGCCCGGACGGGCGAGGTGCTCGCCTCGCTCGGCCACCGGGGCAGCTTCGGCGTGGACTTCGTGATCGCCGGGGAGCGCGGCCCGCTCGCCGTGGAGATCAATCTGCGCAAGGTCGGCCCCAGCCACGTCCTGCGCTACGCCGAGGCCCTGGTCGGCCGGAGCGTCGGCGCGGACGGGCGGCTGCGCCGGCCGGACGGGCAGGCCATGTGCTACGTCCACGGCCGGATCCTCGACCCCGAGGCGCTCGGCCGGCTCGACCCGGAGACCGCCGTGGCACGGCTGCGCGGCCAGGATCTGCTGTATCGCCGGGACCGGGGCGAGGGCGTCGCGCTGCATGTCCTGGGCGCGCTGAAGACCTGCGGCTTCGTGGAACTCACCGCGCTGGCACCGACGTTCGGGGCCGCCGAACGATACAGCGAGGCCGCACGGACCCTCTTGCTGCGACCCGCCGCCGGCTGA
- a CDS encoding DUF1416 domain-containing protein, producing MCGAKAGGPDASAIKPGETTIQGQVTRDGEPVTGYVRLLDSTGEFTAEVPTSATGQFRFYAAEGTWTVRALVPGGTADRTVVAQKGGLAEVAIAV from the coding sequence ATGTGCGGAGCGAAGGCCGGCGGCCCGGACGCCTCGGCGATCAAGCCCGGTGAGACCACGATCCAGGGTCAGGTGACCCGCGACGGCGAGCCGGTGACCGGTTACGTCCGGCTGCTGGACTCGACCGGCGAGTTCACCGCGGAGGTCCCCACCTCCGCGACCGGCCAGTTCCGCTTCTACGCGGCCGAGGGCACGTGGACGGTCCGCGCGCTGGTGCCGGGCGGGACCGCGGACCGTACGGTCGTCGCCCAGAAGGGCGGGCTCGCGGAGGTCGCCATCGCGGTCTGA
- a CDS encoding sulfurtransferase — MSRSDVLVDADWLQEHLDDPTIAIVEVDEDTSAYEKNHIKNAIRIDWTKDLQDPVRRDFVDQEGFEKLLSEKGIANDHTVVLYGGNNNWFASYAYWYFKLYGHENVKLLDGGRKKWELDARELVAGDEVPERPKTAYRAKPQDTSIRAFRDDVVAAIGAQNLVDVRSPDEFSGKLLAPAHLPQEQSQRPGHVPSARNIPWSKNANDDGTFKSDEELKALYTEENVDLAKDTIAYCRIGERSALTWFVLHELLGVENVKNYDGSWTEYGSLVGVPIELGAGK, encoded by the coding sequence ATGAGCCGCAGCGACGTCCTGGTCGACGCCGACTGGCTCCAGGAGCACCTGGACGACCCGACCATCGCCATCGTGGAAGTGGACGAGGACACGTCCGCCTACGAGAAGAACCACATCAAGAACGCGATCCGCATCGACTGGACCAAGGACCTCCAGGACCCGGTCCGCCGTGACTTCGTCGACCAGGAGGGCTTCGAAAAGCTCCTGTCGGAGAAGGGCATCGCCAACGACCACACCGTGGTCCTCTACGGCGGCAACAACAACTGGTTCGCGTCGTACGCCTACTGGTACTTCAAGCTCTACGGCCACGAGAACGTCAAGCTCCTCGACGGCGGCCGCAAGAAGTGGGAGCTGGACGCCCGCGAGCTGGTGGCCGGCGACGAGGTCCCGGAGCGCCCGAAGACCGCGTACCGGGCCAAGCCGCAGGACACCTCGATCCGTGCCTTCCGCGACGACGTCGTGGCGGCCATCGGCGCGCAGAACCTGGTCGACGTGCGCTCGCCCGACGAGTTCTCCGGCAAGCTGCTCGCGCCGGCCCACCTGCCGCAGGAGCAGTCGCAGCGTCCGGGCCACGTGCCGAGCGCGCGGAACATCCCGTGGTCGAAGAACGCCAACGACGACGGCACCTTCAAGTCGGACGAGGAGCTGAAGGCCCTCTACACCGAGGAGAACGTCGACCTCGCCAAGGACACGATCGCCTACTGCCGCATCGGTGAGCGCTCGGCCCTGACCTGGTTCGTGCTGCACGAGCTGCTGGGCGTGGAGAACGTCAAGAACTACGACGGCTCCTGGACCGAGTACGGCTCCCTGGTCGGCGTGCCGATCGAGCTCGGCGCCGGCAAGTAA
- a CDS encoding Ms5788A family Cys-rich leader peptide, producing MRYSTSVLRPRGQADLTKRRAVDLCRVAAMLCRPF from the coding sequence ATGCGGTACTCGACGAGCGTCCTCCGGCCGCGGGGACAAGCGGATCTCACCAAGCGGCGGGCAGTGGACCTGTGCCGCGTGGCCGCCATGCTCTGTCGCCCCTTCTGA
- a CDS encoding DUF2993 domain-containing protein, whose translation MRGLRILLIVVVILGALFVIADRVAVHFAEGEAADKLKANEQLSATPDVDIKGFPFLTQLAGGSLDDVEVGIEEYDAATGEAGRTIRVEDLKAHMKGVEFSGDYSSATAATATGTGTVSYAELLKTARPEPTQVAPGASARVTGLSDGGHGKIKVAVELTAPALGIKQTVSVLSSVSVVDGKVEVHADSLPSLAGAAIAEDRIRTITDFQQAIDQLPGGIKLDKVQAAPEGVEISVKGSGVRLAG comes from the coding sequence ATGCGAGGCCTGCGCATACTGCTGATCGTCGTCGTGATCCTGGGCGCGCTGTTCGTGATCGCGGACCGGGTCGCGGTGCACTTCGCCGAGGGCGAGGCCGCGGACAAGCTGAAGGCGAACGAGCAGCTGAGCGCCACGCCGGACGTGGACATCAAGGGCTTCCCGTTCCTCACCCAGCTCGCGGGCGGCTCCCTGGACGACGTCGAGGTCGGGATCGAGGAGTACGACGCGGCCACCGGCGAGGCCGGCCGGACCATCCGGGTCGAGGACCTGAAGGCCCACATGAAGGGCGTGGAGTTCTCCGGCGACTACAGCTCCGCCACCGCGGCCACCGCGACCGGCACCGGCACGGTCTCGTACGCCGAGCTGCTGAAGACCGCCAGGCCGGAGCCGACCCAGGTGGCCCCGGGGGCCAGCGCCCGGGTCACCGGGCTCTCCGACGGCGGCCACGGCAAGATCAAGGTGGCGGTGGAGCTGACCGCGCCGGCCCTCGGGATCAAGCAGACGGTGTCCGTGCTCAGCTCGGTGAGCGTCGTGGACGGCAAGGTCGAGGTGCACGCGGACTCGCTGCCCAGCCTGGCCGGCGCCGCGATCGCCGAGGACCGCATCCGCACGATCACCGACTTCCAGCAGGCCATCGACCAGCTGCCCGGCGGGATCAAGCTGGACAAGGTGCAGGCGGCGCCGGAGGGCGTCGAGATCAGCGTGAAGGGTTCGGGCGTCCGGCTGGCGGGGTAG
- a CDS encoding DUF3099 domain-containing protein: MYARRRHLYFAMMGTCIGLFVLAWGVVRIWSVPAAVGLCVVAMVIPPVAAMVANRRGPEDRWWDDPSGDPESDEWWDELDGKKRPRP, from the coding sequence ATGTACGCCCGGCGACGGCATCTCTACTTCGCCATGATGGGGACGTGTATCGGCCTCTTCGTCCTGGCCTGGGGGGTCGTACGCATCTGGTCGGTGCCCGCGGCCGTCGGCCTGTGCGTCGTGGCCATGGTCATCCCGCCGGTCGCCGCGATGGTCGCCAACCGGCGCGGCCCGGAGGACCGCTGGTGGGACGATCCCTCGGGCGACCCGGAGTCGGACGAGTGGTGGGACGAGCTGGACGGCAAGAAACGCCCGCGTCCGTGA
- a CDS encoding DsrE family protein, which translates to MAKKLVIKVTAGADAPERCSQAFTVAAVAVASGVDVSLWLTGESSWFALPGRAAEFELPHAAPLPDLIESVLAAGRITLCTQCAARREITEQDVIEGVRIAGAQVFVQEALADGAQALVY; encoded by the coding sequence ATGGCGAAAAAGCTCGTTATCAAGGTGACGGCCGGGGCGGACGCTCCCGAGCGGTGCTCGCAGGCGTTCACGGTCGCCGCCGTGGCCGTGGCCAGCGGGGTCGACGTCTCGCTGTGGCTGACCGGTGAGTCCTCGTGGTTCGCGCTGCCGGGACGGGCGGCCGAGTTCGAGCTGCCGCACGCGGCCCCGCTGCCCGACCTGATCGAGTCGGTCCTCGCGGCCGGGCGGATCACGCTGTGCACGCAGTGCGCCGCCCGCCGGGAGATCACGGAACAGGACGTGATCGAGGGCGTACGGATCGCGGGCGCGCAGGTGTTCGTGCAGGAGGCGCTGGCCGACGGCGCCCAGGCGCTCGTCTACTGA
- a CDS encoding FABP family protein, protein MIEIPSDLHKDLVPLAFLLGSWAGAGVHDFPGSEKCNFGQEVSFTHDGRDFLEYRSHTWVLDKDGNKVRPLESESGFWRIDADRKVEVTMTRDDGVIEIWYGEMADKKPQIDLVTDAVARTPGSPAYSGGKRLYGYVKSDLMWVGEKQTPEVPLRPYMSAQLKKVVTPEDVERWAKALPDDMPDDGIAFFK, encoded by the coding sequence ATGATCGAGATCCCGTCCGACCTGCACAAGGACCTTGTCCCGCTCGCCTTCCTGCTCGGCAGCTGGGCCGGCGCGGGCGTGCACGACTTCCCCGGCTCCGAGAAGTGCAACTTCGGCCAGGAGGTCAGCTTCACCCACGACGGCCGGGACTTCCTGGAGTACCGCTCCCACACCTGGGTGCTGGACAAGGACGGCAACAAGGTCCGCCCGCTGGAGTCGGAGTCCGGCTTCTGGCGGATCGACGCCGACCGCAAGGTCGAGGTCACGATGACCCGCGACGACGGCGTCATCGAGATCTGGTACGGCGAGATGGCCGACAAGAAGCCGCAGATCGACCTGGTGACGGACGCCGTCGCCCGCACTCCCGGCTCCCCCGCCTACAGCGGCGGCAAGCGGCTGTACGGCTACGTGAAGAGCGACCTGATGTGGGTGGGCGAGAAGCAGACCCCCGAGGTCCCGCTGCGCCCCTACATGTCGGCCCAGCTCAAGAAGGTCGTCACCCCGGAGGACGTCGAGCGCTGGGCCAAGGCCCTCCCCGACGACATGCCCGACGACGGCATCGCTTTCTTCAAGTAG
- a CDS encoding transcriptional repressor — MVSTDWKSDLRQRGYRLTPQRQLVLEAVDTLEHATPDDILVEVRKTASGVNISTVYRTLELLEDLGLVSHAHLGHGAPTYHLADRHHHLHLVCRDCENVIEADVEVAAEFTAKLREQFGFDTDMKHFAIFGRCQDCSPKASGSTS; from the coding sequence GTGGTGAGCACCGACTGGAAGAGCGACCTCAGGCAGCGCGGCTACCGGCTGACGCCGCAGCGGCAGCTTGTCCTCGAAGCCGTCGACACCCTTGAGCACGCGACCCCCGACGACATCCTCGTGGAAGTGAGGAAGACGGCGTCGGGGGTCAACATTTCCACCGTCTACCGGACGCTGGAGCTGCTGGAGGACCTGGGCCTCGTCAGCCACGCCCACCTCGGGCACGGCGCGCCCACCTACCACCTCGCCGACCGGCACCACCATCTGCACCTGGTGTGCCGGGACTGCGAGAACGTCATCGAGGCGGACGTGGAGGTGGCCGCGGAGTTCACGGCCAAGCTGCGGGAGCAGTTCGGGTTCGACACCGACATGAAGCACTTCGCGATCTTCGGCCGGTGTCAGGACTGCTCCCCGAAGGCTTCAGGTAGCACGTCGTAG
- a CDS encoding folate-binding protein has translation MKSPLLSLPGAVPAEGVDEGVAAHYGDLFREQRALADGTGFVDLSHRGVVTVSGDDRLSWLHLLLTQHVSELPAGEATEALILSAHGHIEHALYLVDDGTTVWAHVEPGTQDALIAYLESMKFFYRVEVADRTADIAVVHLPAGSIADVPDGAVVRETAYGRDLFLPRAELEPFAASHGPAAGLLAYEALRVEQHRPRLGFETDHRTIPHELGWIGTAVHLQKGCYRGQETVARVQNLGKPPRRLVFLHLDGSEVHLPVPGTEIRIADEGPEGRKVGFVTTSVRHHELGPVALALVKRNVPADARLLAGETAAAQEAVVEP, from the coding sequence ATGAAGAGCCCCCTGCTGTCCCTGCCCGGCGCAGTCCCCGCCGAGGGTGTGGACGAAGGTGTCGCCGCCCACTACGGCGACCTGTTCCGCGAGCAGCGCGCCCTCGCCGACGGCACCGGCTTCGTCGACCTGTCGCATCGCGGTGTCGTCACCGTCAGCGGTGACGACCGGCTGAGCTGGCTGCACCTGCTGCTCACCCAGCACGTCAGCGAACTGCCCGCGGGCGAGGCCACCGAGGCCCTGATCCTCTCCGCGCACGGGCACATCGAACACGCGCTGTACCTCGTGGACGACGGTACGACCGTCTGGGCGCACGTCGAGCCCGGCACCCAGGACGCGCTGATCGCCTACCTGGAGTCGATGAAGTTCTTCTACCGGGTGGAGGTCGCCGACCGCACCGCCGACATCGCCGTGGTCCACCTGCCGGCCGGCTCCATCGCCGACGTGCCGGACGGGGCCGTCGTACGCGAGACGGCGTACGGCCGCGACCTGTTCCTGCCGCGCGCGGAGCTGGAGCCGTTCGCCGCGTCGCACGGTCCCGCCGCGGGGCTGCTCGCCTACGAGGCGCTGCGGGTCGAACAGCACCGGCCCCGGCTCGGGTTCGAGACCGACCACCGGACCATTCCGCACGAGCTGGGCTGGATCGGTACGGCCGTGCACCTGCAGAAGGGCTGCTACCGGGGGCAGGAGACGGTCGCCCGGGTGCAGAACCTCGGCAAGCCGCCGCGCCGGCTGGTCTTCCTGCACCTGGACGGCAGCGAGGTGCACCTGCCGGTGCCGGGGACCGAGATCCGGATCGCGGACGAGGGGCCCGAGGGCCGCAAGGTCGGCTTCGTGACGACGTCCGTACGGCACCACGAACTGGGGCCGGTGGCGCTGGCGCTGGTGAAGCGGAACGTGCCGGCCGACGCGCGGCTCCTGGCCGGAGAGACGGCGGCGGCTCAGGAGGCCGTGGTCGAGCCGTAG
- the dtd gene encoding D-aminoacyl-tRNA deacylase, which yields MRAVVQRVDGASVVVDGETVGAIEGEGLCVLVGVTHEDTKEKAAQLARKLWTIRMLQDERSCSDTGAPLLVISQFTLYGDARKGRRPTWNAAAPGDLAEPLVDEVVARLRALGATVATGRFGAQMRVNLTNDGPFTVLLEM from the coding sequence ATGCGTGCGGTGGTGCAGAGGGTGGACGGCGCGAGCGTCGTCGTGGACGGCGAGACGGTCGGCGCGATCGAGGGCGAGGGGCTGTGCGTCCTGGTCGGGGTGACCCACGAGGACACCAAGGAGAAGGCGGCCCAGCTGGCGCGCAAGCTGTGGACGATCCGGATGCTCCAGGACGAGCGGTCGTGCAGCGACACCGGGGCGCCGCTGCTGGTGATCAGCCAGTTCACCCTCTACGGCGACGCCCGCAAGGGCCGCCGCCCGACCTGGAACGCGGCGGCTCCCGGCGACCTCGCCGAGCCCCTGGTCGACGAGGTCGTGGCCCGGCTGCGCGCCCTGGGCGCCACGGTGGCGACGGGCCGCTTCGGCGCGCAGATGCGGGTGAACCTGACGAACGACGGCCCGTTCACGGTGCTGCTGGAGATGTGA
- a CDS encoding aerial mycelium formation protein, producing the protein MSTPSTSGRLGTQGTHRPPAQRADGPPDPGPGEGGLARLSLPELRTLRRDAQRDEADLSYVRRLLQGRIDILRAELGRRGRASVPAPADGSVVDRLPEILRDAPARQRSSARHVTLGTPHNEEYGRLAAEMLAEVELSDLTARTDPELTAAMGRLVRYEQEVSRCRQRLQRTADDCGGEIARRYREGEAQVDDLLT; encoded by the coding sequence ATGAGCACACCGAGCACGAGCGGGCGGCTGGGGACACAGGGGACGCACCGGCCGCCCGCGCAGCGCGCCGACGGCCCCCCGGACCCCGGCCCCGGCGAGGGCGGCCTGGCCCGGCTGAGCCTGCCCGAGCTGCGCACTCTGCGCCGCGACGCCCAGCGGGACGAGGCGGATCTCAGTTATGTGCGGCGGCTGCTCCAGGGCCGTATCGACATCCTGCGCGCCGAGCTGGGCCGGCGCGGCCGGGCGTCCGTGCCGGCGCCCGCCGACGGCTCCGTGGTGGACCGGCTTCCGGAGATCCTGCGGGACGCCCCGGCCCGGCAGCGCTCCTCGGCCCGCCATGTCACGCTCGGCACCCCGCACAACGAGGAGTACGGGCGGCTGGCCGCCGAGATGCTCGCCGAGGTGGAGTTGTCGGACCTGACGGCGCGGACCGACCCGGAGCTGACCGCGGCCATGGGCCGCCTGGTCCGTTACGAACAGGAGGTCTCGCGCTGCCGCCAGCGGCTCCAGCGCACCGCCGACGACTGCGGCGGTGAGATCGCCCGCCGGTACCGGGAGGGCGAGGCCCAGGTGGACGACCTGCTGACGTGA
- a CDS encoding TetR family transcriptional regulator: protein MAEMGLRERKKRRMYQDVSDTAVRLFLERGFDAVSVAEVAAAAGISKPTLFRYFPAKEDLVLHRIADHETEAARVVAGAADPVAALRRHFLAGLDRRDPVTGLNDHPQVLAFHRLLYGTPSLVARAYAHQERSEAALAEALGGDLDARLAAGQIIAVQRVLALENWRRIAAGEPVERVAPDAVRAAERAFGRLAEGLPELRPAQ, encoded by the coding sequence ATGGCTGAGATGGGTCTGCGCGAGCGCAAGAAGCGGCGGATGTACCAGGACGTGTCGGACACCGCCGTACGGCTGTTCCTGGAGCGCGGCTTCGACGCGGTGTCCGTGGCGGAGGTCGCCGCCGCGGCCGGGATCTCCAAGCCGACCCTCTTCCGGTACTTCCCGGCCAAGGAGGACCTGGTCCTGCACCGGATCGCGGACCACGAGACGGAGGCCGCGCGGGTCGTCGCCGGGGCGGCGGACCCGGTGGCCGCGCTGCGCCGGCACTTCCTGGCCGGGCTGGACCGGCGCGACCCGGTGACCGGCCTGAACGACCATCCCCAGGTGCTCGCCTTCCACCGCCTGCTCTACGGCACCCCGTCCCTGGTGGCGCGGGCCTACGCCCATCAGGAGCGCTCGGAGGCGGCGCTCGCCGAGGCACTCGGCGGAGATCTGGACGCGCGGCTGGCCGCCGGGCAGATCATCGCCGTCCAGCGGGTCCTGGCGCTGGAGAACTGGCGGCGGATCGCGGCGGGCGAGCCGGTCGAGCGGGTCGCGCCGGACGCCGTGCGGGCGGCGGAGCGCGCGTTCGGGCGGCTGGCCGAGGGGCTGCCGGAGCTGCGGCCTGCTCAGTGA